In Bacillus sp. Marseille-Q1617, a genomic segment contains:
- the gcvH gene encoding glycine cleavage system protein GcvH, with the protein MSTPKDLRYSEEHEWVKTEGENVRIGITAFAQSELGDIVFVELPEVGDEVKADEPFGSVESVKTVSELYAPVSGKVVEVNEDLADSPEFVNESPYEKAWMIVVEPTDAGEVDKLMTAEQYEEMINEG; encoded by the coding sequence ATGAGTACACCGAAAGATCTTCGCTATTCTGAAGAACATGAATGGGTCAAAACAGAAGGGGAAAACGTACGTATTGGAATTACTGCATTTGCACAATCTGAACTTGGCGATATCGTATTCGTGGAGCTGCCTGAAGTAGGCGACGAAGTTAAGGCTGACGAGCCATTCGGAAGCGTTGAATCAGTTAAAACTGTTTCAGAACTGTACGCACCGGTTTCAGGTAAAGTCGTTGAAGTAAATGAAGATCTTGCTGACAGCCCTGAGTTTGTTAACGAGTCTCCTTATGAAAAAGCTTGGATGATCGTTGTTGAACCAACTGATGCTGGAGAAGTGGACAAGCTGATGACAGCAGAACAATATGAAGAAATGATTAACGAAGGTTAA
- a CDS encoding metalloregulator ArsR/SmtB family transcription factor yields MGQKAIDTFRACTPLFQALSDPYRQDIIVLLAEKEPLTVNQITEHLTLSRPAVSHHLKILRDQQLVSLEQKGTQRFYSLELDHAVELLKQLVGTIENHCE; encoded by the coding sequence ATGGGGCAAAAAGCCATTGATACATTCCGTGCTTGTACTCCTTTATTTCAAGCATTAAGTGATCCGTATCGGCAGGACATCATTGTCCTTCTTGCTGAAAAAGAACCGCTTACGGTCAATCAAATCACTGAGCATCTAACTCTATCCCGTCCGGCGGTCTCCCACCATTTGAAAATATTGAGAGATCAGCAGCTCGTCTCCCTTGAGCAGAAAGGGACACAGCGTTTCTATTCTTTAGAACTTGATCATGCGGTTGAACTTCTAAAGCAACTGGTGGGGACAATAGAAAATCACTGTGAATAA
- a CDS encoding toprim domain-containing protein: MLEFGDEKVIIVEGTTDKRKVEGIIKEPIEIICTNGTISITKMDELIDSLEQRDVYILVDADHAGEKLRKQFKREFPEAEHLYIDRMYKEVASAPEYHLASVLIGANIDIHTEFLEKRMS; encoded by the coding sequence ATGTTGGAATTTGGTGATGAAAAAGTAATCATCGTAGAAGGTACAACAGATAAACGAAAGGTAGAAGGGATCATTAAAGAACCCATTGAGATTATCTGTACAAATGGAACCATCAGCATTACAAAAATGGACGAACTGATTGATTCGCTGGAACAGAGAGATGTTTATATACTGGTGGATGCCGACCATGCAGGAGAAAAGCTTCGAAAACAATTCAAGCGTGAGTTTCCCGAGGCAGAGCACTTATATATCGACCGGATGTATAAAGAAGTGGCATCTGCACCTGAATATCATTTGGCTTCTGTACTGATTGGCGCCAATATTGATATACACACGGAATTTCTGGAAAAAAGGATGAGTTAA
- a CDS encoding arsenate reductase family protein: protein MSLSFYSYPKCGTCRKAKKWLEDNNADFNEIHIVENPPSKDELKSLYEKSGLPLKKFFNTSGKKYRELGLKDKVNDAPDEELLEILSSDGMLIKRPITTDGSKVTVGFKEETFEDTWK from the coding sequence ATGTCATTGTCTTTTTATTCATATCCAAAATGCGGAACGTGCCGGAAAGCAAAGAAGTGGCTTGAAGACAATAACGCAGATTTTAATGAAATACATATCGTTGAAAATCCCCCGTCCAAGGACGAGCTGAAAAGCCTTTATGAAAAAAGCGGTCTGCCGCTGAAAAAGTTTTTCAATACCAGCGGGAAAAAGTATCGTGAACTTGGATTGAAGGATAAGGTGAACGATGCCCCTGATGAAGAACTCCTTGAGATCCTGTCTTCAGACGGCATGCTCATTAAACGTCCGATCACAACAGATGGTTCCAAGGTGACGGTCGGATTCAAAGAAGAAACGTTTGAAGACACCTGGAAATGA
- a CDS encoding SDR family oxidoreductase translates to MKNKTVLITGASSGIGLHFSHKFAQAGHNVVLVARSEEKLHSLAAELEGKYKIKAHVIKADLAETGASRFIYEQVTSNDIEVDILINNAGFGLFGEFEQTEIEKEKDMIQVNITALTELSKYFGKEMVNRKKGQILNVASTAAFQPGPLMSVYYATKAYVLSLSEALANEWEEYGVQVMALCPGATKTGFSDAAELQESRLFQSGVMTVEEVVEEAYKQMAHQKKVVIIPGMKNRVLAGSIRFMPRKLVTKIVRKVQERI, encoded by the coding sequence ATGAAAAACAAAACCGTACTGATCACAGGGGCATCAAGTGGAATAGGGCTTCATTTTAGTCATAAATTTGCTCAAGCGGGCCATAACGTGGTCCTCGTGGCGAGAAGTGAGGAGAAGCTGCATTCTCTTGCTGCAGAATTAGAAGGGAAATACAAGATCAAAGCACATGTTATCAAAGCTGATCTAGCCGAGACGGGAGCATCCCGTTTCATTTATGAACAAGTTACGTCAAATGACATCGAAGTTGATATTCTCATTAACAATGCCGGGTTTGGATTGTTCGGTGAATTTGAACAGACTGAGATTGAGAAAGAAAAGGATATGATTCAAGTAAACATTACAGCCTTGACCGAGCTTAGCAAGTATTTTGGAAAGGAAATGGTGAATCGGAAGAAGGGACAAATATTGAACGTGGCTTCCACTGCAGCCTTCCAGCCGGGACCATTAATGTCCGTATACTATGCCACGAAAGCGTACGTCCTTTCATTATCAGAGGCACTTGCGAATGAATGGGAGGAATACGGAGTGCAGGTGATGGCACTATGTCCGGGAGCTACTAAAACAGGGTTCAGTGATGCAGCCGAACTTCAGGAATCAAGACTCTTCCAGTCGGGCGTCATGACTGTTGAAGAAGTAGTAGAAGAAGCCTATAAGCAGATGGCCCATCAAAAGAAGGTAGTGATCATACCAGGGATGAAAAATAGAGTGCTCGCCGGGTCCATTCGATTCATGCCGCGTAAACTGGTCACAAAGATTGTCCGCAAAGTCCAGGAACGGATATAA
- a CDS encoding YusG family protein: MTLEPKKLDVTDRVTGKLKNGELELYLDNQPIGRMAVPLEGIAMEPDFEAKENKIFQNYTATEGTDARYTDCDEGGWC; encoded by the coding sequence ATGACTCTTGAACCAAAGAAACTGGATGTCACAGACCGTGTGACTGGAAAACTGAAAAATGGAGAGTTGGAATTGTATCTTGATAATCAGCCGATCGGCAGAATGGCTGTGCCTCTTGAAGGGATCGCCATGGAACCTGATTTTGAAGCGAAAGAAAATAAAATTTTCCAAAACTACACCGCCACAGAAGGAACCGATGCACGATATACTGACTGTGACGAAGGCGGCTGGTGTTAA
- a CDS encoding thioredoxin family protein translates to MNEVSSTSALYDSINTHELSAVYLYTPMCGTCQVAGKMMEVVKKLPQSFHFEKVNLNYLPQFAEEQVIESVPCLILYKNSEEKERIYAFQSVPYLYEMLKKTETFNG, encoded by the coding sequence TTGAATGAGGTAAGTAGTACAAGTGCGCTTTATGATTCAATAAACACACATGAACTTTCGGCCGTTTATCTCTACACCCCTATGTGTGGGACATGCCAGGTAGCAGGCAAAATGATGGAAGTCGTGAAAAAGCTTCCGCAGTCCTTTCATTTTGAAAAAGTCAATTTGAATTACTTACCACAGTTTGCAGAAGAACAGGTGATTGAAAGTGTGCCATGTTTGATCCTATATAAAAATTCTGAAGAGAAGGAAAGGATTTATGCCTTTCAATCTGTGCCCTATCTATATGAAATGTTGAAGAAAACAGAGACCTTTAATGGATAA